In a single window of the Papaver somniferum cultivar HN1 chromosome 8, ASM357369v1, whole genome shotgun sequence genome:
- the LOC113306138 gene encoding F-box protein At3g07870-like, producing the protein MKGRGGGRKRKRKANPELPDGESNSVIKFLPNEIFLDILYRLPIGSISECKQVCKKWCEKIRNPCFSKLVFKTPDDNKVSFLFLTLDDDSQLYHGSYSENREPCMEFTFTDHPPVTQNYSTSAMVGSCNGLVCISIPFTYNVFDPIYICNPYLGERVYLPRFTVKVKNKNNVEVKKTTYLDGNIVSGFGYTSVTDKHKVVRIYYAAGQSKGQVYTLGSRRGWRNIGEVSHSLLRHFDCPIVTLNHILDDSHDEFWKICSPCRGILASDALHWFNQEWEIVAFDLVKEEFSLLPPQPCPGATMENFLTLQVLEGRLCVASSHGGVRLDIFSFKKETSEWENMFSIACLSDQFMDIYWPISLTLSGKLLLRSNYQNLFCYDPQTGELKKQMDLDKGTYRGPSYHEYPKIEAIPHMNSFVSLKALGEKSHTISRDCSMLNLLIYF; encoded by the coding sequence ATGAAGGGCCGTGGAGGAgggagaaaaaggaaaagaaaagcaaATCCTGAACTACCAGATGGCGAGTCCAATTCAGTTATAAAATTTCTCCCTAATGAAATTTTTCTAGACATACTTTATCGATTACCCATTGGTTCAATATCAGAATGCAAGCAAGTTTGTAAAAAATGGTGCGAAAAAATTCGAAACCCTTGTTTCAGTAAACTTGTCTTCAAGACACCAGATGATAATAAGGTGAGTTTTCTGTTCTTAACTCTAGATGATGATAGTCAGCTTTATCATGGATCTTATTCCGAGAATAGAGAGCCATGTATGGAATTTACATTTACTGATCATCCTCCCGTTACACAGAATTATAGTACAAGTGCAATGGTAGGGTCTTGTAACGGTCTAGTTTGTATCTCTATACCTTTTACATACAATGTATTTGATCCCATATACATCTGTAATCCCTACCTTGGAGAACGGGTTTATCTTCCGAGATTCACTGTGAAGGTTAAAAACAAGAACAATGTCGAAGTCAAGAAAACCACATATTTGGATGGTAACATAGTGAGTGGATTCGGGTACACTTCTGTTACTGATAAACATAAAGTTGTTAGGATCTACTATGCTGCTGGGCAATCTAAGGGTCAGGTGTACACTCTTGGTAGTAGACGTGGGTGGAGAAACATAGGAGAGGTTTCGCACTCGTTGCTGCGTCACTTTGATTGCCCTATTGTCACCTTAAATCATATCCTTGATGACTCGCATGATGAGTTTTGGAAGATATGTAGCCCATGTCGCGGTATTCTTGCGAGTGATGCCCTTCATTGGTTTAATCAAGAATGGGAAATTGTAGCCTTTGATTTGGTAAAAGAGGAGTTCAGTTTGCTCCCACCACAACCTTGTCCTGGTGCGACAATGGAAAACTTTCTTACACTGCAAGTCTTGGAAGGGCGGTTGTGTGTTGCCAGCAGCCATGGTGGTGTTCGTCTTGACATATTCTCATTTAAGAAGGAGACTAGCGAGTGGGAAAATATGTTTAGCATAGCATGTCTCTCAGATCAGTTTATGGATATTTACTGGCCAATTTCCCTGACATTGAGCGGAAAACTTTTGTTGCGGTCAAATTATCAGAATCTCTTTTGTTATGATCCCCAAACTGGAGAGCTTAAAAAACAAATGGATCTTGACAAGGGTACTTATCGTGGGCCGTCCTATCATGAGTACCCCAAGATTGAAGCAATACCTCATATGAATAGCTTTGTTTCTTTAAAAGCTTTAGGAGAAAAGTCTCATACGATATCAAGAGATTGCAGTATGTTGAAtttacttatttatttttga